One stretch of Prunus persica cultivar Lovell chromosome G1, Prunus_persica_NCBIv2, whole genome shotgun sequence DNA includes these proteins:
- the LOC18793436 gene encoding F-box protein CPR30 — protein sequence MDSTSSSKLTYIPEEIVREILLRLPAKSLVMCIAVCKSWSFLIKRCNFIDAHLSRKLSFQSNHQIVDGCQVLVLENHTKLNLLSCYGDILFHNPALPGGAADYITELMNPPISNENTGFDMVQTRNGLICLTCSKDDDIAATDIFLWNPSIRRYVVLPRPNFIVYLKNYYNIVRHYFGYDSHTNDYKVLRCVSNHSTLVAVEIYSLARGSWKTLTASAPTYFGFGAATWPFSYWAVVNDALIGFDLVNKEGRTLSLCPLI from the coding sequence ATGGACTCCACATCTTCGTCGAAACTCACCTACATTCCTGAAGAAATTGTACGTGAAATCCTCCTGAGGTTGCCGGCCAAATCTTTAGTCATGTGCATTGCGGTGTGCAAGTCATGGAGTTTTCTGATCAAAAGATGTAACTTCATTGACGCCCATCTCAGCCGCAAATTATCATTCCAATCCAACCACCAAATCGTCGATGGTTGTCAAGTTCTTGTGCTGGAAAATCACACCAAGTTGAACTTGTTGTCATGTTATGGGGATATCCTTTTCCATAACCCTGCGTTACCTGGTGGTGCTGCTGACTATATTACCGAGCTTATGAATCCGCCAATTTCAAACGAAAACACTGGTTTTGACATGGTCCAAACTCGTAACGGGCTTATATGCCTTACTTGTTCTAAGGATGATGACATAGCTGCGACTGACATCTTTCTTTGGAACCCTTCAATTAGAAGGTATGTGGTGTTGCCTAGGCCTAATTTTATTGTATatctaaaaaattattataacattGTTCGTCACTACTTTGGCTATGATTCTCACACCAACGACTATAAGGTTTTGAGATGTGTGAGTAATCATTCTACCCTAGTTGCGGTTGAGATTTATTCCTTAGCCAGGGGCTCCTGGAAAACCCTTACCGCGTCAGCTCCTACATATTTTGGGTTTGGCGCTGCTACATGGCCTTTCTCTTACTGGGCTGTTGTCAATGATGCGCTCATTGGGTTCGACCTCGTGAACAAAGAGGGAAGGACCTTGTCATTGTGTCCTTTGATATAA
- the LOC18788193 gene encoding F-box protein CPR30: protein MVQTRNGLICLTCSKDDDIAATDIFLWNPSIRRYVVLPRPNFIVYLKNYYNIVRHYFGYDSHTNDYKVLRCVSNHSTLVAVEIYSLARGSWKTLTASAPAYFGLGAATWPFFYWTVVNDALHWVRVRERRGKDLVIVSFDISTELFGEIMMPQGVRKIDYPYVDCNIWISKHKGSVALLECSNMFIESSETQFHLWVMEEYGVVESWTKLYTYSMAEYFLFSLGFNISHEHVFMPDIRKTLPPPPLKSLGNGESQKTHRGDIMDFFVESLVLLGHPNAISY, encoded by the coding sequence ATGGTCCAAACTCGTAACGGGCTTATATGCCTTACTTGTTCTAAGGATGATGACATAGCTGCGACTGACATCTTTCTTTGGAACCCTTCAATTAGAAGGTATGTGGTGTTGCCTAGGCCTAATTTTATTGTATatctaaaaaattattataacattGTTCGTCACTACTTTGGCTATGATTCTCACACCAACGACTATAAGGTTTTGAGATGTGTGAGTAATCATTCTACCCTAGTTGCGGTTGAGATTTACTCCTTAGCCAGGGGCTCCTGGAAAACCCTTACCGCGTCAGCTCCTGCATATTTTGGGTTGGGCGCTGCTACATGGCCTTTCTTTTACTGGACTGTTGTCAATGATGCGCTGCATTGGGTTCGAGTCCGTGAAAGAAGAGGGAAGGACCTTGTCATTGTGTCCTTTGATATAAGCACTGAATTATTTGGCGAGATAATGATGCCTCAAGGTGTGAGAAAAATAGACTATCCATACGTGGACTGCAACATATGGATTTCAAAACATAAGGGGTCCGTTGCCCTGCTCGAGTGTAGCAATATGTTCATCGAAAGTTCTGAGACTCAATTTCACTTGTGGGTCATGGAAGAGTATGGTGTGGTGGAATCCTGGACCAAATTGTATACTTATTCTATGGCAGAGtattttttattctctctTGGTTTTAACATCAGTCACGAACATGTGTTTATGCCTGATATCCGTAAAACTCTACCTCCACCTCCACTGAAGAGCCTTGGCAATGGGGAGAGCCAGAAAACTCATCGAGGGGACATAATggatttttttgtagagagCCTTGTCTTACTTGGCCACCCCAATGCCATTTCCTACTAG